Proteins encoded by one window of Polyodon spathula isolate WHYD16114869_AA chromosome 16, ASM1765450v1, whole genome shotgun sequence:
- the LOC121328871 gene encoding 5-aminolevulinate synthase, nonspecific, mitochondrial-like isoform X2 — METLVRRCPFLSRVSQTFLQKAGKSLVSYAQNCPVMMDLASRPIARTLATSAAHCQQTKETTPADETVKQPAVKPQLPPGHPVPPGSQTAASKCPFLAAEMSLANSNVFHKARLELQEDVQEMHAVRKELAETPVNPTVINITEGDERDQNGLLKNLMKQRPLRVSHLLQDNMPKSISNFHYDRFFEKKIEAKKNDHTYRVFKTVNRRAETFPMADDYSESMTSKKEVSVWCSNDYLGMSRHPRVTRSIMETLRQHGAGAGGTRNISGTSKFHVELEHELADLHGKDAALLFSSCFVANDSTLFTLAKMLPGCEIYSDAGNHASMIQGIRNSGAPKFIFRHNDVNHLRELLEKSDPSTPKIVAFETVHSMDGAVCPLEEMCDVAHEFGGITFVDEVHAVGLYGTRGGGIGDRDRIMDKMDIISGTLGKAFGCVGGYIASTATLVDTVRSYAAGFIFTTSLPPMLLAGAKESIQTLKSEEGRALRRKHQRNVKLMRQMLMDAGLPVVHCPSHIIPIRVSDAAKNTEVSDLLMSRYNIYVQAINYPTVARGEELLRIAPTPHHTPQMMNFFVEKLVKTWKEVGLGLKPHSSAECNFCRMPLHFEVMSERERSYFNGLSNLISATG, encoded by the exons ATGGAGACCCTCGTCCGGCGCTGCCCGTTCCTGTCTCGAGTGTCGCAGACATTCCTCCAGAAGGCAGGGAAGTCGCTGGTTTCCTATGCACAGAACTGCCCTGTGATGATGGATCTTGCCAGCAGACCTATTGCTCGTACCCTTGCTACCTCAGCAGCACATTGCCAGCAAACCAAGGAGACTACCCCAGCTGATGAGA CTGTCAAACAGCCTGCTGTGAAACCCCAGCTGCCACCTGGCCACCCTGTACCCCCTGGCAGCCAGACTGCTGCGTCCAAATGCCCATTCCTGGCAGCCGAGATGAGCCTTGCAAACAGCAATGTTTTCCACAAGGCTAGGCTGGAGCTGCAGGAGGATGTGCAGGAGATGCATGCTGTGAGGAAAG AGTTGGCTGAAACACCTGTGAATCCAACAGTGATCAACATCACCGAGGGTGATGAGCGAGACCAGAACGGACTGCTGAAGAACTTAATGAAGCAGCGCCCCCTCAGGGTCTCCCACCTTCTACAGGACAACATGCCCAAGT CCATCTCCAATTTCCACTATGACAGGTTCTTTGAGAAGAAAATTGAAGCAAAGAAAAACGATCACACGTACCGGGTGTTTAAAACTGTGAATCGAAGAGCCGAAACCTTCCCAATGGCAGACGATTACTCTGAATCGATGACCTCAAAGAAGGAGGTCTCAGTCTGGTGCAGTAATGACTATTTAGGAATGAGCCGTCACCCGCGTGTTACTCGGTCAATCAT GGAGACTTTACGGCAGCACGGCGCTGGAGCGGGAGGGACACGAAACATCTCTGGTACCAGCAAGTTTCATGTTGAACTGGAACATGAGCTGGCAGACCTGCATGGCAAGGATGCTGCCCTACTTTTCTCCTCGTGCTTCGTGGCTAACGATTCCACCCTTTTTACATTGGCCAAAATGCTGCCAG GCTGTGAGATTTACTCTGATGCTGGGAACCATGCCTCAATGATTCAGGGGATCAGGAACAGTGGGGCACCCAAATTTATATTCCGTCATAATGATGTCAATCATCTTCGAGAACTGCTGGAGAAGTCTGATCCCTCAACTCCTAAGATTGTGGCTTTTGAGACAGTACACTCAATGGATG GTGCTGTGTGTCCACTGGAAGAGATGTGTGACGTTGCTCATGAATTTGGAGGCATCACGTTTGTTGATGAAGTTCATGCTGTAGGGCTGTATGGTACTCGTGGTGGCGGAATAGGAGACCGGGACAGGATCATGGACAAAATGGACATCATCTCTGGAACGCTTG gtAAAGCTTTTGGCTGTGTGGGAGGTTACATAGCCAGCACTGCCACCCTTGTGGACACTGTGCGTTCCTATGCTGCAGGCTTTATCTTCACCACGTCCCTTCCACCAATGCTTTTAGCTGGGGCTAAAGAGTCCATTCAGACGCTGAAGAGTGAGGAAGGTCGGGCCTTGAGACGCAAGCACCAGCGCAATGTCAAATTAATGAGACAGATGCTGATGGATGCTGGTCTGCCTGTGGTTCACTGTCCCAGTCACATCATTCCAATCAGG GTTTCAGATGCAGCTAAAAACACAGAGGTCTCTGATTTGCTGATGAGCAGGTACAACATCTATGTTCAGGCGATCAATTACCCCACGGTCGCACGCGGGGAGGAACTCCTTCGGATCGCCCCAACGCCTCACCACACACCACAGATGATGAACTTTTTTGTTG AGAAACTGGTGAAAACTTGGAAAGAAGTTGGCTTGGGGCTGAAGCCTCACTCCTCAGCTGAATGCAACTTCTGCAGGATGCCTCTGCATTTCGAGGTGATGAGTGAAAGGGAGAGGTCCTACTTCAATGGCTTGAGCAACCTCATATCAGCAACTGGCTGA
- the LOC121328871 gene encoding 5-aminolevulinate synthase, nonspecific, mitochondrial-like isoform X1 — protein sequence MFRCVFARCSIKYQWETFRLTKSTMETLVRRCPFLSRVSQTFLQKAGKSLVSYAQNCPVMMDLASRPIARTLATSAAHCQQTKETTPADETVKQPAVKPQLPPGHPVPPGSQTAASKCPFLAAEMSLANSNVFHKARLELQEDVQEMHAVRKELAETPVNPTVINITEGDERDQNGLLKNLMKQRPLRVSHLLQDNMPKSISNFHYDRFFEKKIEAKKNDHTYRVFKTVNRRAETFPMADDYSESMTSKKEVSVWCSNDYLGMSRHPRVTRSIMETLRQHGAGAGGTRNISGTSKFHVELEHELADLHGKDAALLFSSCFVANDSTLFTLAKMLPGCEIYSDAGNHASMIQGIRNSGAPKFIFRHNDVNHLRELLEKSDPSTPKIVAFETVHSMDGAVCPLEEMCDVAHEFGGITFVDEVHAVGLYGTRGGGIGDRDRIMDKMDIISGTLGKAFGCVGGYIASTATLVDTVRSYAAGFIFTTSLPPMLLAGAKESIQTLKSEEGRALRRKHQRNVKLMRQMLMDAGLPVVHCPSHIIPIRVSDAAKNTEVSDLLMSRYNIYVQAINYPTVARGEELLRIAPTPHHTPQMMNFFVEKLVKTWKEVGLGLKPHSSAECNFCRMPLHFEVMSERERSYFNGLSNLISATG from the exons ATGTTCCGATGTGTGTTTGCTCGTTGCTCTATTAAATACCAGTGGGAAACCTTCAG GTTAACAAAATCTACAATGGAGACCCTCGTCCGGCGCTGCCCGTTCCTGTCTCGAGTGTCGCAGACATTCCTCCAGAAGGCAGGGAAGTCGCTGGTTTCCTATGCACAGAACTGCCCTGTGATGATGGATCTTGCCAGCAGACCTATTGCTCGTACCCTTGCTACCTCAGCAGCACATTGCCAGCAAACCAAGGAGACTACCCCAGCTGATGAGA CTGTCAAACAGCCTGCTGTGAAACCCCAGCTGCCACCTGGCCACCCTGTACCCCCTGGCAGCCAGACTGCTGCGTCCAAATGCCCATTCCTGGCAGCCGAGATGAGCCTTGCAAACAGCAATGTTTTCCACAAGGCTAGGCTGGAGCTGCAGGAGGATGTGCAGGAGATGCATGCTGTGAGGAAAG AGTTGGCTGAAACACCTGTGAATCCAACAGTGATCAACATCACCGAGGGTGATGAGCGAGACCAGAACGGACTGCTGAAGAACTTAATGAAGCAGCGCCCCCTCAGGGTCTCCCACCTTCTACAGGACAACATGCCCAAGT CCATCTCCAATTTCCACTATGACAGGTTCTTTGAGAAGAAAATTGAAGCAAAGAAAAACGATCACACGTACCGGGTGTTTAAAACTGTGAATCGAAGAGCCGAAACCTTCCCAATGGCAGACGATTACTCTGAATCGATGACCTCAAAGAAGGAGGTCTCAGTCTGGTGCAGTAATGACTATTTAGGAATGAGCCGTCACCCGCGTGTTACTCGGTCAATCAT GGAGACTTTACGGCAGCACGGCGCTGGAGCGGGAGGGACACGAAACATCTCTGGTACCAGCAAGTTTCATGTTGAACTGGAACATGAGCTGGCAGACCTGCATGGCAAGGATGCTGCCCTACTTTTCTCCTCGTGCTTCGTGGCTAACGATTCCACCCTTTTTACATTGGCCAAAATGCTGCCAG GCTGTGAGATTTACTCTGATGCTGGGAACCATGCCTCAATGATTCAGGGGATCAGGAACAGTGGGGCACCCAAATTTATATTCCGTCATAATGATGTCAATCATCTTCGAGAACTGCTGGAGAAGTCTGATCCCTCAACTCCTAAGATTGTGGCTTTTGAGACAGTACACTCAATGGATG GTGCTGTGTGTCCACTGGAAGAGATGTGTGACGTTGCTCATGAATTTGGAGGCATCACGTTTGTTGATGAAGTTCATGCTGTAGGGCTGTATGGTACTCGTGGTGGCGGAATAGGAGACCGGGACAGGATCATGGACAAAATGGACATCATCTCTGGAACGCTTG gtAAAGCTTTTGGCTGTGTGGGAGGTTACATAGCCAGCACTGCCACCCTTGTGGACACTGTGCGTTCCTATGCTGCAGGCTTTATCTTCACCACGTCCCTTCCACCAATGCTTTTAGCTGGGGCTAAAGAGTCCATTCAGACGCTGAAGAGTGAGGAAGGTCGGGCCTTGAGACGCAAGCACCAGCGCAATGTCAAATTAATGAGACAGATGCTGATGGATGCTGGTCTGCCTGTGGTTCACTGTCCCAGTCACATCATTCCAATCAGG GTTTCAGATGCAGCTAAAAACACAGAGGTCTCTGATTTGCTGATGAGCAGGTACAACATCTATGTTCAGGCGATCAATTACCCCACGGTCGCACGCGGGGAGGAACTCCTTCGGATCGCCCCAACGCCTCACCACACACCACAGATGATGAACTTTTTTGTTG AGAAACTGGTGAAAACTTGGAAAGAAGTTGGCTTGGGGCTGAAGCCTCACTCCTCAGCTGAATGCAACTTCTGCAGGATGCCTCTGCATTTCGAGGTGATGAGTGAAAGGGAGAGGTCCTACTTCAATGGCTTGAGCAACCTCATATCAGCAACTGGCTGA